The DNA region GGAATTAAAGAAAAAATCTCCGCCGCCTATCGGGCGGGAATCCCGAAAATTATTATTCCTCGCGAAAATAAGAAGGATCTCAAAGACCTCCCGGATGATATTATTAAAAAGACGAAGTTTGTCTTTATTGATACGGTTGATGAGGTCTTTGAAAAGGGGCTCCTCGATTTCATGCCATCCAGCTACACCCTCGAAAAAATCTTTGCCCAGGAGCTGGAGCGGGCCAAGAGTCGCAAAATGGCCGTCCAGGCTAGGAACAGCGCCAGCCGCGAAATCAAAAAGAAATAGGCCATAAATTCCCACCATTTTTGTCTTGACAGCCTCCGGGTTCTCAGGGTATATTATATTTAAGAGCAAAATACTTCCTTGGTGTGGAAGGGTGATCTTCTTCGGGATCATCAAACTTAGCAAATATACAAATGTTGCATCATCTGCTGGCAAACCAAAGTTTACTTTAGGAGCATAACATGGTTAAAAGGATCTTTACCATTGTTGCACTGCTTATGGTCCTGGGGCTTCCTGCCCTGCATGCCCAGGATCCCGGTATCCCCGATACCCTGTATATTGACTCGGTTAAGGTCTATCAGGGTAATAAGGCGGCCGTGAATGTCAATTTTTATAATGATGAACCGCTGGCTGCAATTGAAATTCCTCTTCAATATTCCAGCCCGGATATTACGCTGGATTCCATTTCATTTGTCGGTTCGCGGATTGCTTACGTGGCCAATAAACTCGTGTCCATCAACGCCGCCAATCAGCAATTTGTCGTGGCGGTGATTGTTATCATGGAAGCGAATATCGCGCCGGGACGGGGTCTGGCATTCAAAGCTCATTTCAATATACCGAGCGGTATCCCCAATCAGAAGGTAATTATTGATTCAATGTTTTATCCCCCTTCATCGGTCTTGAGTTTCGTTGACAGCGCCACCAACGAATTGATCACCCCGGTTCTGAAGCGGGGAATAATCATAGTCGGTGATTATACGCCCCCGCCCGTAATCGGCGTCAGTCCTGACTCTTTCTATTTTGAGGGCATTGCCGGGAGTCCGCCCCCCAGTCCGCAAATTCTTAAAATAACTAATCTCGGCGAAGGACAATTGCGCTGGACAACCAGCAAGAAATCGACCTGGCTCAATATTCTACCCCCTTACGGCATTGCCCCTTCCAATGTACAAATTTACGCCAACATCATTGGTTTGCCGATTGGGACCTATTATGATACTGTTGTCGTTTCCGATACTAATGCCACCAACGATCCTGTGCTGATTCCAGTCAAGCTGAAAGTAAAGCAACCGCCGCCGACAATTTCGCTTACTCCGACTTCCTTCAATTTCAGCGCCGTCGCCGGTTCATCGAATCCGCCATCGCAGATTCTGACGATTAAGAACACCGGCCAGAGTGTCCTGCACTGGACGACGGCCGGGAAATCCAGTTGGCTCTCTCTGAATCCCCTCTCCGGAACCGATTCGGGGGCGGTCACTCTCTCGGTCGATATCACCGGTCTTAGCTATGGATTCTACTATGACACAATTACGGTTTCCGATACCAATGCGAGTAATAATCCCCAGATAGCTGTCGTCCGTCTGGAGGTTGCCTCCGACCTGCCGATAATGGCCGTCGACTCCGATTTTATCCTCGTTGTCGTCGATCTCGGTAATCCTTACCCCCCCGACCGGAGCTTCAATATTTTCAATGCCGGCGGAGGATCGATGACTTTTTCGGTCTCCGAGAATTCGCCCCGAATACTCAGCCTTACCCCAGCTTCCGGAACGGTGCCGCAGTCGGTAACGGCCAGTTTCAAAACCCTTACCGGCGGCTATCACGGCCTGAATGTTTATGACACCGTTACAATTACCTCTCTGGAGGCCATTAATTCGCCTCTGTATGTCGTCTTTCAATTTCATTATGTGAATAGTCCGGCTCGTATCGTCCTGAACCAGGATTCCATTGTTGCCAATTATTATGAATGCGGCGATGGCACCGGAACCCCCCCGCCGTTGCCCCAGTTTGGGATATTCAACTATGGTACCGATCCCATGGCGGTTAGCCTGACCTGGAAATCATCCTGGCTGAAACCCAATCACGATTTTACCGGAACCCCCGCGTTAATTACGCTGAATTTTGTGCACCAGGGATTTACCGTCGGAACTTATTACGATACTATTGTCATCAGCGCCGTTAACGCCATAAATAGCCCGGTCAGACTGCCGGTGGCCATGCATATTCTTCCGACCGCTACGGCTCCCTTTATTGTGCTGTCGTACAATGACACGGTCTTTCTCACGGCTCAAGAAGAACGGTTGGGGAAGGACTACTTCATTGATGTGAATAATGCTAATCCCGGTTGCATGCCCTGGTCGGTGCAGGAAAATATCGGTTGGCTTTATTTCAGTATTGATTCCAGCAATAACTATAAATATCCATGGACAGTCCAGTTCAGCCCGTTTGCCGAAGGCCTTACCATAGGCACATATAATGACCACTGTCAGATTGTCTCTCCCACCGCTTCCAATTCCCCCTTAAATATTAATTTTAAGCTCCAGGTCTGGAAATTCTATGGCGATGTTAATTATGATGGGATCCTCAATATCCTTGATATCTCCTATTTCATCAGATACTTATATAAGAATGGACCCCCTCCGAAACCCGAATTGCGGGTGGGTGACTGCAACTGCGATTTTCGCGTAAATGTTGCCGATATTGGGGAGCTGATTTATTATCTCTACATTAATCACAATCCATTATGCGGGAATCCCTATTAATTGCTATAAACTCAAATAATCTGCACGAAATTGCCGTTCTATATTCAGGGACGGCAATTTTTTTGGCTGTCTTGAATTGCATCGTTTTTATATGATGAATAATATCGACAATAAGGCTACGGAGAAATCCCGGATTAATATAACTGGATTAATATAACTGCTTGACATTCCGATAAATAGCAGTATTATGAAACTGTTACCGCAGATTGCTTTTGTGAAGAACCGCATGAACATTTCAACCGATTGACAGAGAAGAGTTCTATGTTGAGAAAAACCATAATCGCCACCCTTTTATTTGTCTCTTTCACCACGGTCGCCATTGAATCTTTAGCACAGATACCGTACATCGATTCCGCGGCAGCCCAAAATCTCACCCCCTCGGAAATGCATCGGATTATGGGTGAAGCCAAGGCCGAGCGCCTGGCACGATTCCGAGCGGCCGTGGCGATGAAACCCGCGCTGATATACAACCAGACCGAATTCGATGTCGGATATTATAGAATCGAATTGAAAGTTGACGTTCCCAGTCAGATACTTTATGGAAATGTGAAGATGACCGCCAAATCGCTGGTTAACAACCTCGATACGATCTCGCTGGATTTCGATGCCACTATGACCGTCGACTCAGTTTTTATGCCGGGCGGTCAATTGAGCTTCACTCATGCCGGCTATGGCCTGACCATTATTCTGGATAAGAACTATAGTCTGGATGAGGTTTTCTCTCTTTCAGTCGCCTATCATGGCCATCCGGCGGGCGGCGGTTTTCAGGCATTCTCTTTTTCCCAGCGTAACGGCTATCCCATTGTTTCCTCGCTTTCGGAACCATATCTGGCCCGCACCTGGTGGCCCTGCAAGGACCGTCCCGACGATAAAGCTGATTCCCTTGATATCTTCGTCACCTGCGACACGGCTCTTTACTGCGCCTCCAACGGCAAGTTGATCGACACCACGCGCAACGGCGACGGCACCTGGACTTTTTCTTATCAAGTCAGATATCCTATTACTACCTATCTCTTTTCGGTCGCCATCTCCAAATATACGGTCTGGCGCGATTGGTACTACCATGGAACAAACGACTCGATGGAAATCGTTCACCATGTTTATCCCGACCTGTATGCCAATTCTCTGACCCACTGGAATATCACCCCCTATGCCATCGGTGTCTTTGCCGGCCTTTTCGGAGAATACCCTTTTATTAATGAAAAATACGGTCATGCCAATTTCCAGTGGGGGGGAGGAATGGAGCATCAGACGGTCACCTCTATGGTCGGCGACTGGTTCGGTTTTTATGAACCGACTGTGGTACATGAATTGTCCCATCAGTGGTGGGGGGATATGATCACCTGCAATAACTGGCATGACATCTGGCTCAACGAGGGCTTTGCCTCCTATAGCGAGGCTTTGTACTATGAAGTCAAAGAAGGCAAGAGCAGTTACGACAGCTACATGGTCGGCCTGGATTTCACCGGTGAAGGGACTATCTATGTCTATGATACGACTAACGTAGATAATATATTCGGCTGGATTGTATATGATAAAGGGGCTTGGGTCTTGCATATGCTGCGTCACATCGTCGGCGATGCCACATTCTTCAACATCATGCAGACATATTACGGCAGTGTTTACCAGTGGCGCGATGTTACCAGCCAGCAGTTCAAGGAATTGTGCGAATCGGTTTCGGGCAAGGATTTGGATTATTTCTTCGATGAATGGCTTTATGGCACCTTCCGGCCGAAATATTGGTGGTCGTTCAAGACCGAACAGGATCCCTCCGATGGCAAGTATTGGGTTTATTTACCTCTGGAGCAAGTCCAGACCACGCCGCCTCAGGTCTTTTCGATGCCGGTGGATATTCGTTTCACCTTCAGCGGCAGCAGCGATACAAGCACAACCGTCATCTTCAACGATACACGCAGGAAATTCTATTTCTTCAAGACCGACCGCCAGGTGAATGACATCGCCCTTGACCCCGGCAACTGGATTCTGAAGAATAATTATAAGTTGAGTTGGACATATCATCTTATTCCTTTTCCGCTCGATACAGGCACTCAGGATATGTCTTACCAGGATTCAATAATTATCCGCGGTGGTTCGGGGAGCAACAAGTATACAATTCGTTCCGGTGCCCTGCCTTCCGGACTGCATCTCGATACGTTGACCGGAGTGATATCGGGAACTCCTTTTGACTATGGTGAATATGACTTCATGATCAGGGCAAATGACATGATGGGCAGTTACAAGGATTCGGTCGATTATCATCTTACGGTGAAACCGGTGGCCGGATTGGCCGGTGATGTCAACAACAGCGGCATTCGCAATATTCAGGATATTACCTTCCTGATTAACTTCCTGTATAAGGGTGGGGCACAACCGCCGCTTCCTGCTTTAGCCGATCCCAATCGGGACTGTCTCATGAATATTCAGGACGTGACTTTTCTGATCAACTATCTTTATAAACAGGGACCGGCCCCGCAGTTGGGCTGTGCTCCCATGTAATTTCTTGAGGATAACAGGACAGCCGTCCCGACCGGCTGTCCTGCCGCCCTGACCTCAGACTCCCTGAAATTTCCGGCCGGGAAAATTCCCGTAATTATTGATTTGCTTCTGGAATCATAATGCTTATCTTTTCCCTGTTGGAGCTTTTACCTGCCCCCGGCTCTATGGCCGACAGAGGATCGAAAATTGAGTGTCAGAAGCTACAAAATATTGACCTTCGGCTGCCAGATGAATCTGGCCGATTCCGGTTCGCTGGCAACGATACTGAACTCTTACGGATATTATCCGGCGCAAACGGAGGAGGAAGCCGAGCTTCTTATCCTCAACACCTGTTCGGTCCGTGAGCGCGCCGAGGAACGAATTTTCGGTCGCCTGGGGGAATTGAGCGCCTGGAAAAAAGCCGCTTCCACCCGCAAAATTGCCGTCGTCGGTTGCATGGCGCAGCGACTGGGGCCGAGAATTCTGGAACGAGCCCCTCAAATCGATTTGGTCCTCGGAACCGACCGGATGTTTGAGCTTCCGGCCTACCTTGCCAACGGCTCTTCCGGCGTCAATATCCATACCGAATTCGGTCACGAGCAGTTGGGCGACCTCCTGCCGGCCCGGGATAATCCCTACACCGCTTTTGTCACCATTTCACGCGGCTGCGGCAATTATTGCACCTATTGCATCGTGCCGTACGTCCGCGGCGAGGAACGGTCTTACCCGTCCATACGGATTATCGGGCAGATAAAGGCGCTGGTCGATGACGGCGTGCTCGAGATTATGCTCCTCGGCCAAAATGTCAATTCCTACCGCGATAACGGCCACGACTTTGCCGATCTCCTCCGCCGTATCGCCTCGGAGACGGAAATAAGGCGCATCCGCTTCATGACCTCCCACCCCAAGGACCTTTCCGACCGTCTGATCAATGTCATCGCTTCGGAACCGAAAATGATGGCCCATCTGCATCTGCCTTTGCAGTCCGGCTCCGATAGAATTCTGGAAAGAATGGGACGCGGCTATTCCTATGGTCACTATCGCCGTCTGGTCGACAAATTGAAAACCGCCCTGCCCGATATTTCTCTCACCACCGACCTGATTGTCGGATTTCCCTCGGAAACAGAAGCTGAATATGAAATGACCCTTGCGGCGGTCGAGGAAATCTCCTTTGATTCGGCCTTCATGTTCCGCTATTCCCCCCGTGAGGGAACCACGGCGGCTCAATTCGAGGATGATGTTCCCGAGGCGGAGAAAATCCGACGGCTGACAAAGCTGATAAGTCTTCAGAAAAAAGTCTCTTTCGAAAGAAATCAGCGGGAACTGGGGCAGATTCGAGCCGTGCTGGTCGATGGCGTATCACGCCGGGACAAGAATGTCCTCAAAGGGAAAACGGAAGGCAATAAGACTATCCTTTTTGAGGGCGCCGTATCCGATATCGGCTCCATCTGCCGAGTACAAATCACCGCCGCCGACAGCTGGACCTTACACGGGGAAGTGATCGAAAAATGCTGAATCAATTCATCGCCATCGGTTATCTGATCGTCCTGTTGCTGCTGGGGATTTTCCTTCTTTATCGACTGAGAATAGGGAAGACCGAAGAGGCCGGCGGCTCCGGTTTCATCTACGCCGGTCTGATTCTCATTTTCCTCTCGACCCTGATCAATCTTCTACAACAGCAGGCCGGATATCCCGAATGGTTTTTAACCGGGACATATCCTTATATTGCCGTCGCCAAATTTCTTTCTCTGATTGTCGGCCTGATTCTGCTGGTGGCCGGCCTCGCTCTCTATTTCAGCTATTGGAGCGAGCGCGACCGGGAAGTGGCTAACCATCTGGCCAAATTAAAACTTCTTGATTCGCTCCAGCAGGAAAGCCGCTATCCGTTCCCCATGGGTGAACTACTCGAGCGGGCGTTGCGCACCCTGATGGCCGGGCTGGAGGAAGAGGCCGGCGCCATTTTCCTTCTTAATCGCGCACAGCGGCAATTCGTGTTGACCTCATCGGCCGGGCTGACCCGAGAGGAAGTCTCGTTGCTCGAATATTATCCTTACGGCCGCAATATTGTCACTCAATCCATCGAGGATGAAACGCCCCTCATCTCTGCAGATTTCCGCAGTCTCGGTGGAAAAGCGCAACTGGCCGCTTCGCGCTTTCATTCCATACT from Candidatus Zixiibacteriota bacterium includes:
- a CDS encoding dockerin type I domain-containing protein, which translates into the protein MVKRIFTIVALLMVLGLPALHAQDPGIPDTLYIDSVKVYQGNKAAVNVNFYNDEPLAAIEIPLQYSSPDITLDSISFVGSRIAYVANKLVSINAANQQFVVAVIVIMEANIAPGRGLAFKAHFNIPSGIPNQKVIIDSMFYPPSSVLSFVDSATNELITPVLKRGIIIVGDYTPPPVIGVSPDSFYFEGIAGSPPPSPQILKITNLGEGQLRWTTSKKSTWLNILPPYGIAPSNVQIYANIIGLPIGTYYDTVVVSDTNATNDPVLIPVKLKVKQPPPTISLTPTSFNFSAVAGSSNPPSQILTIKNTGQSVLHWTTAGKSSWLSLNPLSGTDSGAVTLSVDITGLSYGFYYDTITVSDTNASNNPQIAVVRLEVASDLPIMAVDSDFILVVVDLGNPYPPDRSFNIFNAGGGSMTFSVSENSPRILSLTPASGTVPQSVTASFKTLTGGYHGLNVYDTVTITSLEAINSPLYVVFQFHYVNSPARIVLNQDSIVANYYECGDGTGTPPPLPQFGIFNYGTDPMAVSLTWKSSWLKPNHDFTGTPALITLNFVHQGFTVGTYYDTIVISAVNAINSPVRLPVAMHILPTATAPFIVLSYNDTVFLTAQEERLGKDYFIDVNNANPGCMPWSVQENIGWLYFSIDSSNNYKYPWTVQFSPFAEGLTIGTYNDHCQIVSPTASNSPLNINFKLQVWKFYGDVNYDGILNILDISYFIRYLYKNGPPPKPELRVGDCNCDFRVNVADIGELIYYLYINHNPLCGNPY
- a CDS encoding M1 family aminopeptidase → MLRKTIIATLLFVSFTTVAIESLAQIPYIDSAAAQNLTPSEMHRIMGEAKAERLARFRAAVAMKPALIYNQTEFDVGYYRIELKVDVPSQILYGNVKMTAKSLVNNLDTISLDFDATMTVDSVFMPGGQLSFTHAGYGLTIILDKNYSLDEVFSLSVAYHGHPAGGGFQAFSFSQRNGYPIVSSLSEPYLARTWWPCKDRPDDKADSLDIFVTCDTALYCASNGKLIDTTRNGDGTWTFSYQVRYPITTYLFSVAISKYTVWRDWYYHGTNDSMEIVHHVYPDLYANSLTHWNITPYAIGVFAGLFGEYPFINEKYGHANFQWGGGMEHQTVTSMVGDWFGFYEPTVVHELSHQWWGDMITCNNWHDIWLNEGFASYSEALYYEVKEGKSSYDSYMVGLDFTGEGTIYVYDTTNVDNIFGWIVYDKGAWVLHMLRHIVGDATFFNIMQTYYGSVYQWRDVTSQQFKELCESVSGKDLDYFFDEWLYGTFRPKYWWSFKTEQDPSDGKYWVYLPLEQVQTTPPQVFSMPVDIRFTFSGSSDTSTTVIFNDTRRKFYFFKTDRQVNDIALDPGNWILKNNYKLSWTYHLIPFPLDTGTQDMSYQDSIIIRGGSGSNKYTIRSGALPSGLHLDTLTGVISGTPFDYGEYDFMIRANDMMGSYKDSVDYHLTVKPVAGLAGDVNNSGIRNIQDITFLINFLYKGGAQPPLPALADPNRDCLMNIQDVTFLINYLYKQGPAPQLGCAPM
- the miaB gene encoding tRNA (N6-isopentenyl adenosine(37)-C2)-methylthiotransferase MiaB, whose amino-acid sequence is MSVRSYKILTFGCQMNLADSGSLATILNSYGYYPAQTEEEAELLILNTCSVRERAEERIFGRLGELSAWKKAASTRKIAVVGCMAQRLGPRILERAPQIDLVLGTDRMFELPAYLANGSSGVNIHTEFGHEQLGDLLPARDNPYTAFVTISRGCGNYCTYCIVPYVRGEERSYPSIRIIGQIKALVDDGVLEIMLLGQNVNSYRDNGHDFADLLRRIASETEIRRIRFMTSHPKDLSDRLINVIASEPKMMAHLHLPLQSGSDRILERMGRGYSYGHYRRLVDKLKTALPDISLTTDLIVGFPSETEAEYEMTLAAVEEISFDSAFMFRYSPREGTTAAQFEDDVPEAEKIRRLTKLISLQKKVSFERNQRELGQIRAVLVDGVSRRDKNVLKGKTEGNKTILFEGAVSDIGSICRVQITAADSWTLHGEVIEKC